The Branchiostoma floridae strain S238N-H82 chromosome 17, Bfl_VNyyK, whole genome shotgun sequence genome has a window encoding:
- the LOC118404775 gene encoding uncharacterized protein LOC118404775, giving the protein MARHAHAPVPTVAPETSMVQPNADRNADTVNICLNIRLNVSYPTNIYDLRIPYVAFVSVLVCLFVAVAVYQTVMKALMIVLVVVAMVTFSTLLYMIYEYMNNKVKLTTQYNIAKYITEGQLRQDQSSEIQGAASVVNIGNIDSEISRRQEETLQRHTETGTNEQDDKESKGSTDVSPSNVVNNVPVTITRVEDDSSPEEDDLTTDNPFPDRAQLTPWPLYRSPQFHLQQTQRISQSQMQPSIVMPVSQLRETPRQGEFQQNNFISQFIQQLAEIEWSDPTFGFLSGRDSRAVVRASHSTGSGSMVVRRRALAGAGVPYLNQDVMKPYFNFIADKMPADWKQLATNLDLPFAQVLAVNDRHRDCWMCCHQVMEMWRSNNGAQATVDDLIQAVRDTGKQDVAEELESMQLD; this is encoded by the exons ATGGCTCGGCACGCCCATGCACCTGTACCAACCGTGGCACCTGAGACAAGTATGGTCCAGCCCAATGCCGATCGCAATGCGGACACTGTCAACATATGCCTCAACATTCGGTTGAACGTCAGCTACCCTACCAACATCTACGACCTAAGAATACCCTATGTGGCTTTTGTGTCTGTTTTAGTTTGTCTCTTTGTGGCTGTTGCCGTGTACCAGACAGTCATGAAAGCCCTAATGATAGTCCTAGTCGTGGTCGCCATGGTAACGTTTTCAACGCTTTTATACATGATATATGAATACATGAACAACAAAGTCAAACTCACTACACAGTACAATATCGCCAAGTACATCACAGAGGGGCAGCTGAGACAAGACCAGAGTAGTGAAATTCAAGGAGCAGCGTCAGTAGTGAACATTGGCAATATAGACTCAGAAATTTCTCGTCGGCAAGAAGAAACACTTCAGAGGCATACCGAAACTGGTACCAATGAACAGGATGACAAAGAAAGTAAAGGTTCAACTGATGTGTCACCGTCCAATGTAGTCAACAATGTTCCAGTAACCATAACTAGAGTTGAGGATGACTCGTCACCTGAAGAAGATGACTTAACAACTGACAACCCCTTCCCTGATAGAGCTCAGTTGACCCCTTGGCCACTTTATAGATCACCACAATTCCACCTACAGCAAACGCAAAGGATTTCACAAAGCCAAATGCAACCAAGTATCGTCATGCCAGTATCACAATTACGGGAAACACCACGACAAGGAGAATTTCAGCAAAATAACTTTATATCACAATTTATCCAACAATTGGCGGAAATAGAATGGAGCGACCCAACATTTGGATTCCTGTCCGGTCGCGATAGTCGCGCTGTCGTCAGGGCAAGTCATTCTACCGGAAGCGGAAGCATGGTTGTACGCCGTCGTGCCTTGGCCGGAGCGGGTGTGCCGTATCTTAACCAAGACG TGATGAAGCCGTATTTCAACTTCATCGCGGATAAGATGCCTGCAGACTGGAAACAACTGGCCACGAATCTTGACTTGCCCTTTGCGCAGGTTCTTGCTGTGAATGACAGGCACCGGGACTGTTGGATGTGTTGCCATCAGGTTATGGAAATGTGGCGCAGCAACAACGGCGCACAAGCAACGGTGGATGACTTGATACAGGCCGTTAGGGACACCGGTAAACAGGATGTTGCAGAAGAGCTGGAATCTATGCAGTTAGATTAA
- the LOC118404645 gene encoding pinin-like — protein sequence MAVQGVEKYFFYIKEKVASDWKDLAFFLGFSGTDVGNIGGRNYDDKSSCMDLLQEWATANGTDATIEVLMEALSNAGLRSVADGLKAELATGQGAQPPDQGQPSRVQSQGIMRQPPTGKPQPVSRVQPQSVPVPWVQPQLVSWVQPQPVAWGQPQLVPWVQPQLMPWGQPQLAMGGPSNNTEELRPYFNIIAENMPADWPQLATNLGIPFAQIQAIQQQNRDNCWMCCQQILHMWCYNNGQEATVEVLMQAVRDTGHQDVAEMLEIKQLE from the exons ATGGCTGTCCAAG GCGTTGAGAAGTACTTTTTCTACATTAAGGAAAAGGTGGCTTCAGACTGGAAGGACCTCGCTTTCTTTTTGGGCTTTTCGGGCACCGATGTTGGAAACATAGGAGGCAGAAACTATGATGACAAGTCCAGCTGTATGGATCTGTTACAGGAGTGGGCAACAGCAAATGGCACAGACGCTACTATAGAGGTCCTGATGGAGGCTCTATCTAACGCAGGCCTACGCAGCGTTGCGGACGGATTGAAGGCTG AGCTGGCTACCGGGCAGGGGGCACAGCCTCCAGATCAAGGACAACCTTCAAGGGTACAATCTCAAGGGATCATGAGGCAACCTCCTACTGGAAAACCTCAGCCGGTATCACGGGTGCAACCTCAGTCGGTACCGGTGCCATGGGTGCAACCTCAGCTGGTGTCTTGGGTGCAACCCCAGCCTGTGGCATGGGGGCAACCTCAGCTGGTACCATGGGTGCAACCTCAGCTAATGCCATGGGGGCAACCTCAACTGGCGATGGGGGGACCATCTAACAATACGGAAG AGTTGAGGCCGTATTTCAACATCATCGCTGAGAACATGCCTGCAGACTGGCCACAACTCGCAACGAACCTCGGGATACCGTTTGCACAGATCCAAGCTATACAACAACAGAACAGGGATAACTGCTGGATGTGTTGTCAGCAGATCTTGCACATGTGGTGTTACAACAACGGCCAAGAAGCAACGGTGGAAGTCTTGATGCAAGCCGTTAGGGACACTGGTCACCAGGACGTTGCAGAAATGTTGGAAATTAAACAGTTAgagtga
- the LOC118404077 gene encoding uncharacterized protein LOC118404077 yields MSNHTPRAKEDSKPETATVRCDTKTDSIQIFGINRSKNQFGVLLPANLTRKQIGFVLVILYCGFFVCLQNPQDAFLAVLCIISIAGILVALYFLYDYANDRLKFSGKEKEKEKGQDLEKQTEATVSIKEDERNDRLKFSGKAKEKGQDVAKQTEATGSTKEDETNVPGTKLDDDLELGVSTGISYRDRSRRTPAGEGGKARKDEHDFVEYAMFISAKISFGGKELARLLGLTAYEIEYIWDKHSDIRSKCFDMLLRWRNRKGDAATMQVLMKALAKAGPFDAVDDLKSKFPELKDIDVSDSDSD; encoded by the exons ATGTCCAATCATACTCCGCGAGCGAAGGAGGACAGCAAGCCGGAAACAGCAACAGTCCGTTGTGATACCAAAACAGACAGCATACAAATCTTCGGCATAAATCGGTCTAAAAATCAGTTTGGAGTTCTTCTACCAGCAAACTTAACAAGAAAGCAGATTGGATTTGTTTTAGTTATCTTATATTGTGGCTTTTTTGTGTGTCTGCAGAACCCTCAAGATGCATTTTTGGCAGTTTTGTGTATCATCAGCATTGCTGGGATTTTAGTagctttgtactttttgtacgATTACGCAAACGATAGACTTAAGTTTtctggaaaagaaaaagaaaaagaaaaaggacaagaccttgaaaaacaaacagaagcTACCGTGTCTATCAAAGAAGACGAAAGAAACGATAGACTTAAGTTTTCTGGAAAGGCAAAAGAGAAAGGACAAGATGttgcaaaacaaacagaagCTACCGGGTCTACCAAAGAAGACGAAACAAATGTGCCAGGAACCAAACTTGATGATGACCTAGAGTTGGGAGTTAGCACCGGGATTTCTTACCGTGATCGTTCACGTCGTACTCCAGCGGGAGAGGGTGGAAAGGCCCGAAAGGATGAACATG ACTTCGTGGAGTACGCCATGTTCATCAGTGCGAAAATCAGCTTTGGAGGGAAGGAACTCGCCAGACTGTTGGGTCTGACTGCATATGAAATCGAATACATATGGGACAAACATTCCGACATCCGGTCGAAGTGTTTTGACATGTTGCTTCGATGGCGCAATCGTAAGGGAGATGCAGCCACCATGCAGGTCCTAATGAAGGCTCTGGCTAAAGCTGGAccttttgacgctgtggatgATTTAAAGTCTAAATTCCCAg AATTAAAGGACATCGACGTCTCCGACTCAGACTCCGACTGA